The genomic region CCGCTGCTCGGCCCCAACGACGATCGCCTCGGCGTCCGTTTCCCCGACATGAGCGAACCCTACGACCGCGCGCTGGTGGAGCTGGCCGAGACGACGGCCCTGGAGCTCGGCCTGCCGCTGCACCGGGCCGTCTACGTGGCGGTCGCCGGCCCGAACCTCGAGACCGCGGCCGAGTACCGCTTCCTGCGCGCGATCGGCGCCGACACCGTCGGCATGTCGATGGTGCCGGAGTGCCTGGTCGCGGTGCACGGCGGCATGCGGGTGCTCGGCCTGTCGGCGGTGACCGACGCCTGCTTCCCCGACGCCCTGCACCCCGCGGACGTCGACGGCATCATCCGCACCGCCGCGCTGATCGAGCCGAAGCTCTGCCGCCTGGTGACCGAACTGCTGCGACGGCTCCCGCCCGCGGGCGGGGCCGCCTAGGACGGAAGGCATGTCGAACGAGACGCCGCGCTACGCGCCGCTGGCCCGCAAGATCCACGACGCCGAGTCCGAGCGCCTGGTCAGCGCGTTCTGGCGCGAGCACGACGTGTTCCGCCGCAGCATCGCCGGGCGCGAGGGCCGGCCCGACTGGGTCTTCTACGAGGGGCCGCCCACGGCCAACGGCCTGCCGGGCGTGCACCACGTGGCCGCGCGCCTGACCAAGGACATCGCCTGCCGCTACAAGACCATGACCGGCCACCGCGTGCTGCGCAAGGCGGGCTGGGACACCCACGGCCTGCCGGTCGAGCGCTCGGTCGAGAAGCAGCTGGGCATCCAGGGGCGCGAGGCCATCGAGGCCTACGGGCTGGAGGCCTTCAACGCCAAGTGCCGCGAGAGCGTGTGGGCCTGCAAGGCGGAGTGGGACGAGTTCACCGAGCGGCTGGGCTACTGGGTGGACCTCGACGACCCCTACATCACCTACCAGGACAACTACATCGAGTCGGTCTGGTGGATCCTGTCCCGCTTCGCGGCCGAGGGCCTGCTCTACCGCGGCCACAAGGTCGTGCCATACTGCCCGAGCTGCGGCACGCCCCTGTCGAGCCACGAGACGGCCAGCGGCTACCGCACCGTGGAGGATCCGAGCATCTTCGTGAAGTTGAAGGCCGTCGATGCCGACGAGCACTTCCTGACCTGGACGACCACGCCCTGGACCCTGCCCTCGAACGTGGCGCTGGCCGTCGGCGCGGACCACGACTACGTGCGGGTGCGCCACGGCGACGACGTGCTGGTCCTGGCCGAGGCGCGCCTCGGCGTGCTGGACGCGGGCACGCCGACCGAGGTGCTCGGCCGCTGCAAGGGCCGCGACCTGCTCGGCCGCCGCTACGAGCAGCTGTTCCCGCTGCTGCCGGTCCCGGCCGGCAAGGAAGCGTTCAAGATCGTGGCCGCCGACTTCGTCACGCTCGACAGCGGCTCGGGCATCGTCCACCTGGCGCCCGCCTTCGGCGAGGACGACTACCAGGCCGGCCTGCGCGAGAACCTGGCCTTCTTCAGCCCGGTCGACGCCGCCGGGCGCTTCACCGACGAGGTGCCGCCCTACGCCGGCCGCGCCGTCAAGGAGTCCGACCGGCAGATCATCCGCGACCTGCGCGCCCGGGGCTGCCTGCTGCGCGAGGAGGGCTACACCCACGAGTACCCCTTCCACGACCGCTGCGGCAACCCGCTGATCTACTACGCCACGCCCAGCTGGTTCATCCGCACCAGCGAGCTGCGTGAGAAGCTGCTGGCCGCGAACGCCGACATCCGCTGGGCGCCGCCGGAGGTGGGCAGCGGCCGCTTCGGCAACTGGCTGGCCGGCAACATCGACTGGTCGCTCAGCCGCAACCGCTTCTGGGGCACGCCGCTGAACGTCTGGATCTGCGACGCCTGCGGCGAGCAGCACCTGCCGACCTGCCGCGACGACCTCACGCAGCTGTCGGGGGCGGACCAGTCGCGGCTCGACCTGCACCGGCCCTTCGTCGACGACCTGACCTTCCCCTGCGCGCGGGCGGGCTGCGGCGGCGTCATGCGGCGCACGCCCGAGGTCATCGACTGCTGGTTCGACAGCGGGGCCATGCCCTTCGCCCAGTACCACTACCCGTTCGAGAACCGCGAGCTGTTCGAGAGCCAGTACCCGGCCGACTTCATCAGCGAGGGCATCGACCAGACCCGCGGCTGGTTCTACACGATGCTGGTGATCGGCACCTTCCTGACGGGGCGCAGCAGCTACAAGAGCTGCCTGACCATCGAGCTGGTGCTGGACAAGCACGGCAAGAAGATGTCCAAGAGCCTGGGCAACACCGTCGAGCCGATGGCGCTGATGCGCGAGCACGGGGCCGACGCCCTGCGCTGGTACATGCTGACCGTCTCGCCGCTGTGGACCCCGACCCGCTTCGACGCCGAGGGCGTGGCCGAGGCGCGCCGCAAGCTGCTGGCGACGCTGGAGAACGTCTACTCGTTCTTCTCGCTCTACGCGAACCTCGACGCCTGGGACCCGAACGACGACGGCCCGGCCGACCCGTCGCTGCTCGACCGCTGGGTGCTGAGCCGGCTGCACAGCACCGCCGCCGAGGCCCGCGCGGCCCTCGAGGAGCTGAACTTCACCCGCGCCGCCAAGGCGATCGGCGCCTTCGTGATCGACGACGTCAGCAACTGGTACGTGCGCCTGTCGCGCCGCCGGTTCTGGCAGGGGGAGACGACGCCCGACAAGCGCGCCGCGTTCGCGACCCTGTTCGAGGTGCTGGACGGCGCGGCGCGGCTGCTCGCCCCGATGATCCCCTTCACCGCCGAGGAGATCTACCGGGCGCTGCACGGCGGCGGCGAACGCTCGGTCCACCTCGCGGACTACCCGGCGTGCGACGCGGCGCGCGTCGACGCGCAGCTCGAGGCGGTCATGGCGGCGGCGCAGGCCGTGGTGGGCGTGGGCCGGAGCCTGCGGCAGGATGCCCAGATCCGCACCCGGCAGCCCCTGGGGCGGATGCTCCTGCACGCCGATGACGACCGCGCCGCGGCGCTGCTCGGCGACCCGCGCCTGCGCGGCATCCTGGCCGAGGAACTGAACATCAAGGAGATCGCCGCGCTGGACGATCCGCTGCGCGTCGCCCGCCTGTCGGCCAAGGCCGACTTCCGGGCCCTGGGGCCGCGCTTCGGCAAGCGCGCGCCTGCCGCCGGCCGCGCCATCGCGGCGATGACGCCGCAGCAGGCCCTCGCCCTGCGCCGCACGGGCTCGGTCGAGCTGGACGTCGAGGGCGTGGCCGAGAACATCACCTTCGAAGAGGCGCGCGTCTCCGAGGAGGGGCTCGCCCCCTGGGCGGCCGGCTCCGTCGACGGGATGACCGTGGCGCTGGACACGACCCTCGACGAGGCGCTGCTCGACGAGGGCCTGGCCCGCGAGGTCATCAACCGGGTGCAGAACCTGCGCAAGAAGAGCGGGTTCGCGGTCGCCGACCGCATCCGCCTGGCGGTCGCCGGCGACGGCGACGCGCGGCGGGCCCTGGAACGCTTCGGGGAGAGGATCGCGGGCGAGACGCTGGCGCAGCTGGTCGCAGCCTCGCCGGACCTGCCCCACACCGACAGTTTCGAGGTCGACGGCGTCGCCATCGAGGTGGCCATCGCCCGGCTGGCCGTCAACTGAGGAGGGACCATGCGCAAGACCGAACTCGAGCGATTCCAGAAGCTCATCCTCGAGGAGAAGGAGCGCGTCGAGAAGTCGCTCGCCAAGCACACGAAGATCATCCACCACGAGGGGGAGGACTTCGGCGGCGACCTGGCCAAGGCCCATTCGAACCACATGGCCGACCAGGGCAGCGACGAGTTCCAGTACGAGACCACGATCCAGTTCGCCAGCAGCGAGGGGCGCTACCTCTACCAGCTCGAGCAGGCCCTGCTGCGCATCGAGGACCGCAGCTACGGCGTCTGCACCGGCTGCGACGCCCAGATCGGCCTGGAGCGCCTCAAGGCCAAGCTCGACGCCAGGCTCTGCATCGAATGCAAGGAGCGCGAGGAGAAGGAGCGGCATTGAGAAGCCCCCGCCTCGGCCTCCCGCGCCTCCGCTCACCTTGGCTGCTGGCGCCGCTGGTGCTCGTGGCCGACTTCGCCGCCAAGCGCCTGGTGCTGGCGAACGTGGACCGCCTCGCGCGCCCGGTGGAGGTGCTCGGCGACGTGGCCCGCTTCGCCTATGTGCGCAACCCCGGCGCCGCGATGGGGCTGCCCCTGGGCGGCCGCGGCTTCCTGATCGGCGTGAGCCTGCTCGCGGCGGCGGTCCTGGCGGCGCTCTACCGCCGCACCGACCCCGGTCAGCGGCTGCGCCGCTGCGCCCTGGCCGCCATCATGGGCGGCGCGCTGGGCAACCTGGTAGACCGGGCTTTCTACGGCGGGCTGGTCGTCGACTTCATCGACCTGGGGATCGGTGCCCACCGCTTCTACACGTTCAACGTGGCGGACATGGGCGTGACGCTCGGCGGCGCGGCCCTGTTCCTGTCGCTGTGGCGCGAAGACCGCCCGCCGCGCACCGCGCCCGGCGACCCGGCGCCCGCGGGCGAACACGCCGGGACCATCGCCGACGCGGATCCCGCGCCCGGCTCCTCCGACCCGGGACGTCGCGATGACTGACGCAGGACAGCCCCGCCTCTCGTTCACCGTCACGCCGCAGGAGGCGAACAGCCGGCTCGACCTCCTGCTGACGGAGCGGATGCCCGAGACGTCCCGCAGCCGGATCCAGCGCGCGCTCGCCGAGGGCGCCGCCACGGTCGACGGGCGCCCCCGCCCCAGCAACTACCGGGTCCACGCGGGCAGCCTCGTCGAGTTCACGCGGCCGGCGCCGCCGGCGCCGTACCTGGGCGCGCAGGACATCCCCCTGAACGTGGTCCACTGCGACGAGCACCTGGTCGTGATCGACAAGCCCGCCGGCATGGTCGTGCACCCCGCCCCGGGACACCGCTCCGGGACGCTGGTCAACGCCCTGCTGCACCGGTTCGGCGACCTGCCCGGCGACAGCGCGCGGGCCGGGCTCGTGCACCGCCTGGACAAGGATACCTCCGGCCTGCTGGCCGTGGCCCGCACCGAGCTCGCCCACCGCGGCCTGTCGGCCCAGCTGCGCGACCGCACGCTGGGGCGCATCTACGCCGTGGTGAGCTGGGGGCAGTGGGACGACCGCGAGGGCCTCATCGCCGAGCCGATCGGGCGCCATCCCCACCGCCGTCGCATGATGGCGGTGGTCCCCGGCGGGCGGCCCGCCGGCACGCGGTACCGCGTGGTGGAGGATTTCGGGTTCGTGCAGCACTGCGACGCCGAGCTGCAGACCGGCCGCACCCACCAGATCCGCGTCCACTTCGCGCACGGCCACCACCCCGTGGTGGGGGATCCCCTGTACGGGGACGACGCCCGCGAGCGGCTGGTCCACCCCCTGGACCGCCACGCGGCCCAGGCCATGGTCGCGCGGGCCGGCCGCCAGATGCTGCACGCGCGCGAGCTGCGACTGCGCCATCCCGCCACGGACGAGCCGCTCGTGTTCACCTCGGCGCTGCCGGACGACATCGCCGAGGTGCTCGGGATCCTGCGCCGGGCGACGCCGAGCGCGGACTAGCCGGCGCGGCCCGCGGCTGCTTCGGGCTGGACAGGGCCGGGGCCGGTCCGTATCCTCGCAGTCGGGACGCGCCGCGACCGGCGCCGGAAGGAGGCCAGGTGAAGATCAGGGAACGCAAGCGCGACGGCGTGGTGATCCTCGAGCTCAACGGCAAGCTGATGGGCGGGCCCGACGCCGCCGCGTTCAACGACACGCTCAAGACCCTGATCCACGAGGGCCACCGCAACGTCCTGGTCGACCTGGCCAAGGTCAACTGGGTCAACAGCACGGGCCTGGGCATCCTGATCTCCGGCTATTCGACGGTGCGCCGCAGCGGCGGCGACCTGCGGCTGCTGAACGTGTCGGATCGCGTGGAGAGCATCTTCATGGTCTCGAAGCTCCACACCGTGTTCGTCTCCTACTCGAACGAGGAAGAAGCTGTCCGCAGCTTCGCCTAGGGGGAGCCATGACCAGCGCGAACGGTTCCTCCCAGCAGGTCGAGGTGATGCTGCCCAGCCGGCTGCTGTTCCTCGGCGTGCCCGATGCGATCCTGATGGAGCTGGCGAGCGACCTCCCGTACGAGCAGAAGGATATCGACGAGTTGAGCACGGCCGTCATCGAGGCCTGCACCAACGCCATGGAACACGGCAACGGCATGGAGCAGGAGCGCCGCGTCGAGCTCCATTTCCGCTTCGCCCCCGACGAGATCCGCGTCACGGTCCTGGACCAGGGCGCCGGCTTCGACTTCCGCAACTGGCAGCCGCCCGACGGCCTCATGCGCGAGCGCGGCCGCGGCATCACGATCATGCGCGAGTTCACCGACGAGCTGACCTTCGACCACGCGCCCGACGGGCGCTTCCGCGTGCAGCTGGTGAAGCGCCATCCCCGGCAGGACTGACGTGGGCGCCGTGCTCGCCCTGGACTACGGCACCAGCCGCATCGGCATCGCGGTCAGCGATCCCACCCGCACGCTCGCCACGGCGGTCACGGTGCACCGCGCCGGGCGCGACGGCCCGGTGGCCGCCTTCGTGGCGGCCCTGGTCCGCGAGCGGGGCGTCGACCAGCTGGTGGTCGGGCTGCCGCTGACCGCCGACGGCAGGCTGGGGGAGATCGCCGAACGGGCCAAGCGCTTCGCCGGGAAGCTGGGGGAGGATCTGGGTTTGCCGGTCGCACTGGTCGACGAGCGCTACACCACGCAGGAAGCCGAACGCCTGCTGCGCGGTCCCGGCCGCCGTCGCGGCCGCGAGTCGCCCGACGCGGTCGCGGCGGAGCTGATCCTGCAGCAGTACCTGGACGCCGCGGGCGCCGGCCGGGACGGTGGCGCGTGACGGCGCCCAGCCGGACGGCGACCTCGCATCTCGTCAGGGCGCTGCGCTTCCTGGCGTGGTCGTCGGCGGTGGTCCTGCTCGTCGCGGTGGGCACGGTCTTCTGGGCCTGGACGGAGTGGGACCGCGCGGGCCCCGGCGGGGACGGGACGGTCGAGATCCGCGTGCCGCCCGGCTCCAGCCTCGCCACGGTCGCCGACACGCTGCAGGCGCGCGGACTGCTGGACCGCCGCCGCGCGTTCGTGCTGGGCGCGCGGCTGACCGGTTCGGACCGCTCGATCCGGGCCGGCCGCTACGCCGTGCCGCGGGGGCTGTCTCCGCGCGAACTGCTGATCCTGCTGGTCGACGGGCGGACGCTGCCGGTGGTGGTCATGGTGCCCGAGGGGCTGCCGACGCGCGAGGCGGTGGTCGGCGTCGCGGAGGCCTTCGGCTGGGCGCCCGCCACGTTCCGCGCCGCCTGCGACGCCGAGGTGCGCGCGCTGCTGCTCGAGACGGCGGGCGATCCCGCCGCCTACGCCGCGGCCCTGCTGCAGGAGAGCCTCGCCCGCGGGCGGGAGTTCCCGCTCTGCGAGGGGTACCTGTTCCCCGAGACCTACCACTTCGCCGAAGGCGCCTCGGTCCGCGACGTCGCCCGCGCGATCATGCGCGCGGGGTGGGACCGCTGGGTCCCCGACGCGCGGGCGCGTCTCGCGCTGGGGGACCTGCCCCTGCGCACGCCGCACGAGGTGCTGACCCTCGCCTCCATCGTCGAGGCGGAGACGCCGCGCGTCTCGGAGATGCCGCGGGTGGCCGCGGTCTACCTGAACCGCCTGCGCGCCGGCCGACCGCTGCAGGCCGACCCCACCGTCGCCTACGCCCTGGACAAGAAGGGGCGGCGGATCCTGTACTCCGACCTGCGCACGCCGTCGGTCTTCAACACCTACCTCAACGAGGGGCTGCCGCCGGGCCCCATCGGCAACCCGGGGCTCGCGGCGATCGCGGCGGTGCTGAAGCCCCAGCCCGGCTGCGAGGATTTCTTCTTCGTCGCCGACGGCTACGGCGGTCACGTCTTCTCGCGCACCCACGCCCAGCACGAAGCGGCGGTGAAAGTCTACCGCCAGCGCCGGGCCGCGGCGTCGGCCGCTCCGAAGACGGGAGCCGCGCTCGCCGACTCCGCGAGCGGACCGCCCCCCGCGACGGCGCCGGAGTCGCCCTGACCCACGCCGTCTTGACGCCGCCCTGCCGCGGGGCTACCCTGGCGCCACGCGGACGGAGGCACGCCGCGGGGCCGAGAGGGGAGAACGATGTTCCGCAAGTACCTGGGGCTGATTCTGGGGTTCGCGACGATCGCCGCCGGCTACGCGCTGCTGGCCGGGGGGGACATCACCGTCGCGCCCCTGCTGCTGGTCCTGGGGTATTGCGTCCTGGTGCCGCTGTTCCTGTTGCGGTCCTTCCTGCGGGGCAAGGGCGAATAGCTCAGCTGGTCAGAGCACCTGCTTTACACGCAGGGGGTCACAGGTTCGAACCCTGTTTCGCCCACCACCCTCCCCGATGGACCCCAATCCGGCATTTTCGGGAACCTGATACAAGACTATCATTGTCTCAACTTATGATCATCTGTGAATAAGGGGGCCGGTAACCCAAAAAATAGTGTTGCACGCCGTCCTCCCCGGTGGTACACTCATATCGTCAAGTTAAGGACTTATGAAGAGTGGAAGGGAGGGTCAACGTAATTGCACTCGTTCTCGCTTGGGTTTGCCACCCTCGCATGAAAATGCCTTTTAGGAGGTGTCCTAATGCTTCGTAGGAACATTGTGGGTCTTGTGATCTGCGTCGCTGCCCTGGGTGTCAGCACTCTGGGCGTGGCGGGAGTCCCTGACCTGGTCAACTCGAACGCCGATCTGCCCGCGGGACTGCCCCAGGTGAGCGTGTTCCTGACTCCCGACGGCACCGGCAACCTGATGACTGAGGCCCGAGCCATCACGACGCCGCCCCTGGACGTTGTGAACGCCACCATCACGGTGACGCTGTTCGACGCCGGCATGAACGCCGTCTTCGCCTATCCTTTCGAGGACATGTGGCTGGAGACGACGCTCGGCGGTCTGGCGGCTTGCACCAACGGCACCCTGGCCAACGCCAACACCGACATCAACGGCGTCACGACCTTCGTGGGCCCGTTCTATGCCGGCGGCTACTCGAACAAGGTGGCCGGTGAGTTGACCCAGGTCATCATCAACGGCTCTCCGCTGGTGGGCGAGGACCTGAACGTTCTGTTCAACAGCCCCGACCTCTTCGCGGATGGCGTGGTTGACTTGAGCGACGTTTCGTTGTTCTCGGCTTCCTATGGCACCACCGACTACAGAGCCAACTACTTTTACGACAGTTCGGTGAATCTGTCCGACTTGGTGCTCTTCTCGAGCTCGGTCAACGTGGTGTGCCCGTAAGGAATTCTCAGCCCCGCGGCCCCGGGCCGCGGGGCGACACTCCTCGGCAACCAGTTGACCGAGGCAGACAACACAAAGGAGACGCAACATGAAGAAGTTGTTAGCTCTGACCGCCATCGCGCTGTTGGCCTTCAGCGTCAGCGCCTCGGCTCAGGTCGATCCCGATCCGGACGGCTTCGGTGTCTACTTCGATACCGCTGCTACCTCGTTCAACATCACGTACGCCGGCGGCTTCGCTCCGGTGAACGTGTACCTGATGATCACCCGTCCGTCGGGCGCCTTCATCCGGGCTTGGGAGTGCACGATCGTGGAGACCAATAACTTCACGGTCGCCGGTACCTGGACCCTCAACGGTGGCCTGGACGTCGACGGCGACGCCCTGGACTTCGTTGTCGGCATGGGCACCACGCCGCACCCGCAGGCCAACGCGATCGTGCTCGCGAGCAAGACGATGTACGGCGCCGCCCCCGGTGCCGGCTCGGCTGCGACCTTCACGGTCAAGGGCGTCGCTGGCTCCGTCAGCTTCCCCGCCGGCCAGCCCGGCTACGTGCACACCCTGGGCATCAACACCCCGTGCCAGGTCCTGACGGGCATCATGACCGCGCCCCAGGCCTGCATCAACACCGCGTGCATGGTCGTCGCGAACGAGGACATGTCCTGGAGCAACGTCAAGGCTCTGTACTAGTCTTCGCCCAGCGATTCGAGTGACTGTCAGCTAGGGGCCGCCCTCCGGGGCGGCCCCGTTCCTTTACGGCGCGCCCTTCCCGTCGCGGTCCCCGGCCGTCTCCCGGCGCCACATGGGAGGCTGTTGCCGGGGAAAGACGCTTGACAGGTCCGGCGGTTGCCCGGATATTGATGCTCAACCGACGCAGGAATCCCGGCATCCTGTCCGATGGGAGCGGGGCCTGCCATCGCGGACCGAGAAGGTCATCGCGGGCGATAAGACGTGGGCGACATGGCGCGGGCGATCCGTCGCGGGTGCGACGTGCCGTCGACGCGTGCGGTTAGGCAGCCGATAACGTGCCTGCAAGCTCTGACTGGGAAACTCCGTGTGACTGTCGATTCTGGTGATTGGCAATTCCGAGCGAAAGGGGACAGACCGATGAAGAAGATGCTACTCGTCCTGAGCGTGATGGTGCTGACCGCGTCCATGGCCTGGGCCTACCCCGGTCCCGACAGCATGGGCATCTACGCCGATGCGACCAGCACCGGGCCGGCCGTGAACTGCATCAACGTGCCCGCCTTCGTGCCGACGAACATCTACATGTGCATCACCAACCCCAGCAACTCGCCGGTGCTGGCCTGGGAGGCGCGCATCACCAACACCAATGCGGCCAGCATGATCGGCACGTGGGTGATGTCCGGACTGGACGTCGACAACGATGCTGAGGACTTCGTGATCGGCAACGGCGCCGCGCCCCTGGATCCGAATGCGCAGAACGTCGTGGTGCTGGGCACGATGCAGGTCATCATCCTGAACGCCGCCGCGGTGATCGACTTCACGATCTCGAACATCCCCGGCTCGGTCAGTTTCCCCGGCGGCACCCCGGGCTTCGTCCACACGCTGGGCTTCAACACGCCCTGCTACCCCGCCACCGGCGGCACGCCGGGCACGCCCTACGTGTACAACCCGGTGTTCCGCATCAACGGCCCCGAGGCCGGCCAGTGCCTCGTCGCCGCCGACGAAGCTTCCTGGAGCGAGATCAAGACGCTGTACCGGTGACCTTGCCGTACATCGGCACGCGGAGGGGCGGGGAGACCCGCCCCTTCCGTTTGGCACGGCACGCGTCCGCGGGGCGATGCCCTCGCACCGCGCGTTGACCGCCGCGGCGGCCGCTCTTATACTGACCTGAAGTTCCACCCCCTGGAAGCCAAGCCCTCCCCCTGGGCAAGGAGATCGCGGCATGAGCCGGTTCCCCGTCGACGGTGAGCGTGCACAGCGCGTCCTGCTGCACCTCTCGCCACTGCAGATCCTCGCGCCACTGCTGACCCTCGCGCCCCTGTTGCTGGCCGGCGGCATCGCAAGCGCCGCCCCGCTGCTCGTCACCCAGATGGACCCGCTGACCGCGACGATCCGCCTGGAGACGGGCGAACCCGTCTGGCGGACGGCGTTCGAGCGGGACGGCCGGACGTACCACCGTCTCGAACTGCCCGGCTTCGTCGGCACGGGTGAGCCGCGCCGCCCCTCGGTGCCCGCCCTGGGGAACTGGCTCGTCCTGCCCCCGGGCAC from bacterium harbors:
- a CDS encoding purine-nucleoside phosphorylase, with product MNETWTQIREAVDFLRGRCPLEPEVGLILGTGLGALADKIEAECTLDYAEIPHFASSTVQSHHGRFVFGTLGGRRVVAMQGRVHYYEGYTMRQITLPVRVMRALGAGTLVMSNAVGGMDPHLRPGDMTVITDHINLMGDNPLLGPNDDRLGVRFPDMSEPYDRALVELAETTALELGLPLHRAVYVAVAGPNLETAAEYRFLRAIGADTVGMSMVPECLVAVHGGMRVLGLSAVTDACFPDALHPADVDGIIRTAALIEPKLCRLVTELLRRLPPAGGAA
- the ileS gene encoding isoleucine--tRNA ligase, translating into MSNETPRYAPLARKIHDAESERLVSAFWREHDVFRRSIAGREGRPDWVFYEGPPTANGLPGVHHVAARLTKDIACRYKTMTGHRVLRKAGWDTHGLPVERSVEKQLGIQGREAIEAYGLEAFNAKCRESVWACKAEWDEFTERLGYWVDLDDPYITYQDNYIESVWWILSRFAAEGLLYRGHKVVPYCPSCGTPLSSHETASGYRTVEDPSIFVKLKAVDADEHFLTWTTTPWTLPSNVALAVGADHDYVRVRHGDDVLVLAEARLGVLDAGTPTEVLGRCKGRDLLGRRYEQLFPLLPVPAGKEAFKIVAADFVTLDSGSGIVHLAPAFGEDDYQAGLRENLAFFSPVDAAGRFTDEVPPYAGRAVKESDRQIIRDLRARGCLLREEGYTHEYPFHDRCGNPLIYYATPSWFIRTSELREKLLAANADIRWAPPEVGSGRFGNWLAGNIDWSLSRNRFWGTPLNVWICDACGEQHLPTCRDDLTQLSGADQSRLDLHRPFVDDLTFPCARAGCGGVMRRTPEVIDCWFDSGAMPFAQYHYPFENRELFESQYPADFISEGIDQTRGWFYTMLVIGTFLTGRSSYKSCLTIELVLDKHGKKMSKSLGNTVEPMALMREHGADALRWYMLTVSPLWTPTRFDAEGVAEARRKLLATLENVYSFFSLYANLDAWDPNDDGPADPSLLDRWVLSRLHSTAAEARAALEELNFTRAAKAIGAFVIDDVSNWYVRLSRRRFWQGETTPDKRAAFATLFEVLDGAARLLAPMIPFTAEEIYRALHGGGERSVHLADYPACDAARVDAQLEAVMAAAQAVVGVGRSLRQDAQIRTRQPLGRMLLHADDDRAAALLGDPRLRGILAEELNIKEIAALDDPLRVARLSAKADFRALGPRFGKRAPAAGRAIAAMTPQQALALRRTGSVELDVEGVAENITFEEARVSEEGLAPWAAGSVDGMTVALDTTLDEALLDEGLAREVINRVQNLRKKSGFAVADRIRLAVAGDGDARRALERFGERIAGETLAQLVAASPDLPHTDSFEVDGVAIEVAIARLAVN
- a CDS encoding TraR/DksA C4-type zinc finger protein, producing the protein MRKTELERFQKLILEEKERVEKSLAKHTKIIHHEGEDFGGDLAKAHSNHMADQGSDEFQYETTIQFASSEGRYLYQLEQALLRIEDRSYGVCTGCDAQIGLERLKAKLDARLCIECKEREEKERH
- the lspA gene encoding signal peptidase II, with the protein product MRSPRLGLPRLRSPWLLAPLVLVADFAAKRLVLANVDRLARPVEVLGDVARFAYVRNPGAAMGLPLGGRGFLIGVSLLAAAVLAALYRRTDPGQRLRRCALAAIMGGALGNLVDRAFYGGLVVDFIDLGIGAHRFYTFNVADMGVTLGGAALFLSLWREDRPPRTAPGDPAPAGEHAGTIADADPAPGSSDPGRRDD
- a CDS encoding RluA family pseudouridine synthase, producing the protein MTDAGQPRLSFTVTPQEANSRLDLLLTERMPETSRSRIQRALAEGAATVDGRPRPSNYRVHAGSLVEFTRPAPPAPYLGAQDIPLNVVHCDEHLVVIDKPAGMVVHPAPGHRSGTLVNALLHRFGDLPGDSARAGLVHRLDKDTSGLLAVARTELAHRGLSAQLRDRTLGRIYAVVSWGQWDDREGLIAEPIGRHPHRRRMMAVVPGGRPAGTRYRVVEDFGFVQHCDAELQTGRTHQIRVHFAHGHHPVVGDPLYGDDARERLVHPLDRHAAQAMVARAGRQMLHARELRLRHPATDEPLVFTSALPDDIAEVLGILRRATPSAD
- a CDS encoding STAS domain-containing protein, which produces MKIRERKRDGVVILELNGKLMGGPDAAAFNDTLKTLIHEGHRNVLVDLAKVNWVNSTGLGILISGYSTVRRSGGDLRLLNVSDRVESIFMVSKLHTVFVSYSNEEEAVRSFA
- a CDS encoding ATP-binding protein; its protein translation is MTSANGSSQQVEVMLPSRLLFLGVPDAILMELASDLPYEQKDIDELSTAVIEACTNAMEHGNGMEQERRVELHFRFAPDEIRVTVLDQGAGFDFRNWQPPDGLMRERGRGITIMREFTDELTFDHAPDGRFRVQLVKRHPRQD
- the ruvX gene encoding Holliday junction resolvase RuvX gives rise to the protein MGAVLALDYGTSRIGIAVSDPTRTLATAVTVHRAGRDGPVAAFVAALVRERGVDQLVVGLPLTADGRLGEIAERAKRFAGKLGEDLGLPVALVDERYTTQEAERLLRGPGRRRGRESPDAVAAELILQQYLDAAGAGRDGGA
- the mltG gene encoding endolytic transglycosylase MltG — protein: MTAPSRTATSHLVRALRFLAWSSAVVLLVAVGTVFWAWTEWDRAGPGGDGTVEIRVPPGSSLATVADTLQARGLLDRRRAFVLGARLTGSDRSIRAGRYAVPRGLSPRELLILLVDGRTLPVVVMVPEGLPTREAVVGVAEAFGWAPATFRAACDAEVRALLLETAGDPAAYAAALLQESLARGREFPLCEGYLFPETYHFAEGASVRDVARAIMRAGWDRWVPDARARLALGDLPLRTPHEVLTLASIVEAETPRVSEMPRVAAVYLNRLRAGRPLQADPTVAYALDKKGRRILYSDLRTPSVFNTYLNEGLPPGPIGNPGLAAIAAVLKPQPGCEDFFFVADGYGGHVFSRTHAQHEAAVKVYRQRRAAASAAPKTGAALADSASGPPPATAPESP